In Pirellulales bacterium, the genomic stretch CATTTACCGACGAGCAAACGAACGTCGCGGAAGTCATCGCGGCGAAAATTGCGTCCGATTTGGATCGGGCCGTATTGCTGGATCGCGAAGCAGCCCGGTCGAATATCGAGCGAGAAATGACGGCCGCCAAGCGATCGCAAGAGCATCAACTGCCGATCACGCCGCCGCCTCTTGCCGGATGGAAGATCGCTGGTTGGGCGGCACAAGCCAGTTCGCTGGGCGGAGCGTTCTACGATTGGCGGCTGCTCGACGACGATACGCTGCTGGTGTTGTTGGGCGATGCCAGCGACGGCGGTATCGAGGCCGCATTATCGTCGGCCGCATTGCGGGCGGCGCTGCGCACCAACGATCGAACGCCCGCCGATTTGAGAGCGCTGCTCGCGCAGGCCAATCGCGTGCTGTGGGAAAGTTCGGCGGGTGGCTGGTGGGCGGGGTTATGGGCAGGGGAAATCAACTTGAAGGATGGCCGTTGCGAATTTGCCAGTGCCGGCAGGCCGTCGGCGATGTGTTTGAGCGACGATCGTTGGCTCTCGCTGCTCAAACCGCAAGCTCCACTCGGTCTGGAACCGATCTTCAAGCCGCAGCCAAAGCAGATCATTCTGACTCCCGGCGAATCGCTCGTTGTTTGCAATCGCGGCATTATGGATGCCGTCGATGAACGCGGGCGGCCGATGGAAGAAGCGGCGCTCGCTCGATCGCTGATGGCCGATCTCTCCGGACCGCCCGATCGGTTGATCGACATCGTGTGCGACCGAGTAGCCGCCCATGCCGTGCAGCCCGATCAATGGGATCGTAGTATCCTGATTGTCAAACGGCTGGCGGAGTAGCCGCGGCTAGACCACACGCGATTCCTGCGCCAGCACGCCCAGCACGATTTTTCGCAGCTTCGGCTCGGCGATGCCGGCGGCATGAAGGATTTCTTGGATCTCGACCGGCTTGAGTGAATCGGGGAAGCACATGTCGGTGATCGCGGACAATCCCAGCACGCGCATGCCGCTGTGGACCGCGACCAGACACTCGGGCACGGTGGACATGCCGACGCAATCCGCGCCGATGGTCCGCAGGAACCGATATTCTGCCCGCGTTTCTAAATTTGGCCCGCTGACGGCGGCAAATACGCCGCGGTGCGCGACAAAGTTTTCCCTCCGCGCCACTTCCAAGGCCCGCTCGACTAGCTCCGGCGTATAGGCCCGCGACATGTCGGGAAATCGCGGTCCGAGCCGGTCGTCGTTGATGCCGATGAGTGGATTGCCGTTCATCAAATTGATGTGATCGTCGATCACCATCACCTCGCCGATGCGGTACAGCGGATTCATCCCGCCGCATGCATTGGAAACGATCAGCAAATCGGCGCCGAGGAATTTCATCACCCGCACGGGAAAGGTGATCTGTTGAAAGCTATAGCCTTCGTAGGAATGGACTCGCCCTTCCATCGCGACGACCGTCGCTCCGCCCAGCCGCCCACACACCAGCGTTCCGGCATGGCCGATGGCCGTCGATCGCGAAAAATGCGGAAGCTCGCCGTAGTCGATCGACGCTTCCACTTCGATTTCCCGAGCCAGACCGCCTAATCCGGTGCCGAGGATGATTCCAGCCTGCGGCTTTCCTTGCCACACCTTGCGGATGGCGCTAACCGCTGCTTGGATTTGGTCGAAGAGAGCGTGCATGGAGCAAGACCGATGGCTGAAGGCAGCAGTATTGGAAGTTTTGGCAGACGAAGCTATTCAGAATCTTCCTCGTCGAAGTCGTCCTTGTCGTCGCCGGCCCCTTTGTTGTCGTCGAACGATAAATCGCTGGCGTCTTCTTCAAAATCATCATCAAAATCGTCGTCGAAGTCGTCTTCATCCCATTCTTCGTCGTCTTCGATCGTCGGGGCGTCTTCAATCAACGCATCGTCGTCGAGGTCGTCGTCCTTGTCGTCGTCCTCTTTATCCTCCTCCTTATCGCTATCCTCCTCGTCATCTCCCGCAGCCATGGCGCCGGCAGCGCAACCGCCGCGGGCCGACTTTTGAAACGGGAATGCTCCCGCTGGCAATTCCGCGCATGCGCCGCCGGGCATCGACATCAAATTCAACAATGGATCAGTGACCGTCATGTAAGACCCTCGACAATGGCTGAAAAATGGGGCTTTTACTTCAGTCGACGCAGTGCCAAGCCGCACCCCGCTTGGAAGCAATCCGCCACTCGAACCGCTTTCTGGCAGACGCTAGTCCGATTCGGAAACGAATCGCTGGCGACTGTGCAAAGCATAGGATTCGCTCTTGTTATCCGACCCTGGCGGCGTTTGTCAACCGGCGCGGCAACAGCGACCGACATTGTTTGCCGAAATGGCGACGCAGCGACGGCATTCGGCGTCTGTTTCGGGGCGATTTTCGCGTACGCGGCAGCGGACGGCCGCCGCCATAGGTTCCAACGACGAGCGTGCCGTTCGGCTGGCCGTCCGTCCTTGACCAAT encodes the following:
- a CDS encoding SpoIIE family protein phosphatase; translation: MPQAIPPYLKLRAVDAAEVVRPDIADLDCLADLCRTFAEATGFPLRYVPSPEPTDDLDLLWSAPVNPGVGATPGHLRIDLSRTPADGETWRIDWHAAESLATAIGQLVNEAVAARHALWQREAELAAGVPVTPHANEETHLALRLEATLQAGVKAIHADSAALYLLDEATSQLKLRAASGMPIAKFQEPARELSGQLADLEALLGHAVALESRKDMVGSWRSPEPAGAALCVPVSSPTVPLGTLWFFNRRARTFTDEQTNVAEVIAAKIASDLDRAVLLDREAARSNIEREMTAAKRSQEHQLPITPPPLAGWKIAGWAAQASSLGGAFYDWRLLDDDTLLVLLGDASDGGIEAALSSAALRAALRTNDRTPADLRALLAQANRVLWESSAGGWWAGLWAGEINLKDGRCEFASAGRPSAMCLSDDRWLSLLKPQAPLGLEPIFKPQPKQIILTPGESLVVCNRGIMDAVDERGRPMEEAALARSLMADLSGPPDRLIDIVCDRVAAHAVQPDQWDRSILIVKRLAE
- a CDS encoding purine-nucleoside phosphorylase, which encodes MHALFDQIQAAVSAIRKVWQGKPQAGIILGTGLGGLAREIEVEASIDYGELPHFSRSTAIGHAGTLVCGRLGGATVVAMEGRVHSYEGYSFQQITFPVRVMKFLGADLLIVSNACGGMNPLYRIGEVMVIDDHINLMNGNPLIGINDDRLGPRFPDMSRAYTPELVERALEVARRENFVAHRGVFAAVSGPNLETRAEYRFLRTIGADCVGMSTVPECLVAVHSGMRVLGLSAITDMCFPDSLKPVEIQEILHAAGIAEPKLRKIVLGVLAQESRVV